AGGCGATCCGCGGCGACTATGGCTCGGGCAAGACCTTCTTCGCGCGCTGGCTCGAGCACCGCGCGCGCGCCCGCGGGTTCGCCACCACGCTGGTGCAGATCTCCGAGACCGAGACCCCGCTGTACAAGCTGCAGACCTTGTACCGACGCGCGATCGAGAACCTGCAGACCCAGGAGTGGACCGACGGCGCGTTCGCGAGCCTCATCGATCGCTGGCTGTATTCGCTCGAGGAGGAGATCATCGAGCGCGGGGGCATCAACCCCGACGACCCCGACGGGTTCGGCGTCGCGGTCGGCGATCTGCTGGAGCGCCGGCTGGTCGACGTCAGCAAGACCCAACCGCAGTACGCCGCGGCCCTGCGCAGCTGCTACGCGGCGCGCCTCAGCGGCGACCACGCGACCGAGCAAGGCTTGATCGCCTGGCTCATGGGCCAGCCCAACGTCGCGGCGTCGCTGAAGCGGGACGCGGGGATCAAGGGCGACCTCGACTCCGACGGCGCGTCCGGGTTTCTGCGCGGCCTGCTCGAGGTGCTGCGTCAGACCGGGCGCAAGGGCCTGGTGCTCGTGCTCGACGAGGTCGAGACCATCCAGCGGGTCCGGGCGGACAGCCGCGACAAGAGCCTGAACGCGCTCCGCGCCCTCATCGACGACGTCCACGCGGGTCGCTACCCCGGCCTCTACGTGCTGATCACCGGCACGCCGGCGTTCTTCGACGGCCCCCAGGGCGTGCGCAGGCTGGCGCCGCTGGCGCAGCGGCTCGAGACCGACTTCTCGGGCGATCCGCGCTTCCACAACCCGCGGGCCCCGCAGATCTGGCTACAGCCGTTCGACCACGCCCGGCTGATCGAGGTCGGCCGCCGCGTCCGCGACCTGTACCCGGCCGCGGCCACGACCGGCATGATCGCGCGCGTGTCTGATCCGGTCGTCGAGCTGATCGCCCGCGGCGTCGCGGGACAGCTCGGGAACCGGGTCGGGATCGCTCCCCGCCTGTTCCTGCGACGCCTGGTCGACGTGCTCGACCGCGTCGACGAGTTCCCGGACTTCGATCCAGCGAAGGACTACGACCTCGCGCTCAAGGCCTCGGAGATGACGCCCGAGGAGTCGGCGGCCGCCGGCCTGGCGCGCACGGTCGACGACATCGAGCTAGACCTCGCCGCCGACGAGCCCGCACCATGAGCGATGCGTTCGCCCGGCTGTCGCCGGCGATGCAGTATCAGATCGTCAACGGGCTCGGCTTCGGTGGGCTGCGCCCCGTCCAGGAGGCCGCCGCGGACGCGATCCTCGACGGCAAGAACTGCGTCGTGCTCGCGCCGACCGCCGGCGGCAAGACCGAGGCGGCGTTCTTCCCCCTGCTGTCTCGAATGGACGCCGAGGACTGGCGTCCGGTATCGCTGGTCTACGTGGCGCCGATCCGCGCGCTGCTGAACAACCTCGAGGAGCGGATCGTCCGCTACGGCGGCCTGATCGGCCGCCGCGCGTTCAAGTGGCACGGCGACGTCGCCGCCTCGGCCAAGCAGCGCTTCATCACCGACCCGACAGACATCCTGCTGACGACGCCCGAGAGCCTCGAGGTCATGTTGATGAGCCGCAAGGTCCCCGCCGAGCGCCTGTTCCGCGGGCTGCGGGCGGTGGTCATCGATGAGATTCACGCCTTCGTAGGCGACGATCGCGGAGGACACCTGGCGGCGGTGCTCGAGCGCCTCACCCGGTGTTGCGGGAACGACGTGCAGCGGATCGGCCTGTCGGCGACGGTCGGCAACCCGGCGGCGATCCTCAGCTGGATGGCCGGGAGTTCGCAGCGGTCCGGCGCGGTGATCGACCCCGGAGGCGGACGCACGCCGCCCGAGATCAAGCTCGACTGGGTCGCCAACCTGGGCAACGCAGCGCACATGATCGCGCGGCTCCACCCCGGCAAGAAGCGGCTGGTCTTCGTCGACAGCCGCCGGCAGGTCGAGGCGCTCGGCCAGGCGCTGCGCGGCCTCGGCGTCGACACCTACGTCACCCACTCGAGCCTGTCGTTCGACGAGCGGCAGGCCGCAGAGGCCGCGTTCCAGGACGGCCACGACTGCGTGATCGTCGCGACGAGCGCGCTCGAACTGGGCATCGACATCGGCGATCTCGACCACGTCCTTCAACTCGACGCACCGAGCACCGTGGCCGCGTTCCTCCAGCGCATGGGCCGCACCGGTCGTCGCGAGGGACGGCTCCCCAACTGCACGTTCCTGGCGATCGAACCTGAGGGACTGTTGCGGGCGGCGGCGATCATCCAGCTGTTCCGACAGGGCTTCGTCGAGTCAGTACCAACCTCGACCCGCTCGGCGCACCTGCTCGCGCATCAGCTGATGGCGTTGACGATCCAGCGCGAAGGCGGCATCCCGGTCTCCGACTGGTGGGCCTGGGTCTCGGCCGCGACGCCGTTTCGCGACCTCTCGGCCGACGACCGTCAGGCCCTCGTCGCGCACATGCTTGCGCAAGACATCCTGGCCGAGGCTGACGGGCGCTACGTGCTCGGCGCCCGTGGCGAGAAGCTCTACGGCTGGCGCAACTTCGCCGAGCTGTACGCGGTGTTCTCCGCGCCCCAGACGCTGAAGGTCCTGTGGGGCATGAGCGAGATCGGTTCGATCGACGCACACTTCGCCCAGCAGGCCAGGCAGGAGGAGCTGAGCTTCGTGCTCGGGGCCCGCGCCTGGCACGCGGTCGCGATCGACTGGCGCGAAGGCTTCGTCCGGGTCGAGCCGATGGCGACCAGCGGCCTGGCACGCTGGCAGGGCAGCCCCCGGTTGCTCAGCTCCGAGCTGTGCCAGGCCATGCGCGCGGTCCTGGTCGGCGACGACGACGCGCCCGAGTGGTCGCAGCGCGCGCGGGCGCGGCTCGTCGAGCTGCGCGCCGAGTACGCGCTCACGCCCGACACGACCGCCGAGCTGGTCGCGGACGGGCACGGCCTCCGCCTGTGGACCTTCGCCGGCGGCAAGGCCAACAACCTGTTCGGCAAGGTCCTCGGCGAGCTGCTCGGCGACAAGGTCGTTGTCGACAACCTGTACATCGGGTTTCGCGACGCCGCCGCTCGGTCGGACGTCGCGATCCGCGAGGCTGTTGCGCGGCTTCGGACAGAGGGTCGTCCCGACCACAGCGATGCCCTGCGCCTCGCCGAGAGCTGCGGTCGCGGCCGCCTGTCCAAGTTCCAGCCGTGCCTCCCGACGCGCCTCGACGCCGAATACCTGGCGTCAGTGCTGACCGACGAGGCGGGCGCGCGCCGCATCACGCAGGCGGCCACGACGCCGGCTCCTTGACGGGGATCCTCACCGAGCTGCACAACCGCTCTCATCCTTCGAGGTCGAGCCGCCGCCGTATCGAACATCGGCTCCACCGGGACGCGTCCAGTGCCGGCGGCGCGGACCGTCACAGCCCGAGGGCCGCGCGCTGGGCGGCGAGCCACTGCGCCCACTCGGCCGATCGGGCCCGCCGACGGCGGCTCTCGCGGGCGAGCGCGAGGCGGTGTTCGGCTGGGAGGGCGCGCCACACCGCGGGGACGACCGGCTCGCCACGATTCCCCGGCAGGGGCACTCCGGTGAACATGCCCCAGTCGTCGAGGAGGACCCACGCGCCAGCGGGCTCGTCGCCGCTGTTCTCCGACAGCGTGCCGTCCAGGTAGACGAACTCACCCTCGGTGTTCCAGCGCTGGGCGAGCGCCGCGGACAGGTCCGCGAGTTCGGCCGGCGTGGCAGGCGCCGTGTCGGCGTCGGCGTCGACGTCCTCACGGCCAGCGAGTCGCTGCGCCAGCCAGACGACGCCCTCGTCGACGACGGGCTCGCGCAGGGCGAGCGCGACGAGCCAGATCAGCCGACCACCGACGGCGGCGTAGAAGTTGGGATCCGAGACGTGGCCCAGGAGGCCTTCGGCGAGCAGGCGCGCGAGCTCGTAGTCGGAGGTCGCGCTGATCGCCGACGTGACCACGGCCTGGTCGATGACCTGCTCGATCGGCCACGTGAGGTGCGCGAGATCGGCGGTGCGCAGGACGATGGCCGCCGCAGCGATCTCGACCGTGCCGTCGCTGTCCGACGCCCCTGCGCGCCACGTGTGCGTGCACTGTTGCACGACGGCCTGGCGCGGCAGGTCGAGCCGGCGCAGCTGCCCGCGTCGCTCGAGGGCCGCGCCGACCGCGCAGAGCGTGTCGAGCCGCGCGTGCTGGAGCCCGACGATCAGCGCGCCCGGGTCCTTGGCCAGCCACTCGTCGACCAGGCGATCGGCGGCCGCGGCGGGTCGGGCCTCGTCGATGCCATCGAGCGCGATGATGACGGGGCCGCGCGCATCGCGCACCGACGAGGAGCCTGCGCACGCGCCGGCCGCGAGCAGACCGGTGAGCGCGCGACCGGTGTGCGCGAGCACCCTCATCGCGTCTCCAGGGCCGTGCGCGCGGGACGACGGACGCGGTCGAACATGGGGCCAGGGATCGCATCGGGCGTCACGTGGTGATCGCCGAGGTCGCTCGCTCGGACCCTCGGATTGGTCGGTCTCGCGTTGTACGCCGGGGCCAGCTCGGCGCGAAGCTCGAGCTCGGTGGAGTCCGGGATCCCGAAGCCGCGGAACAGCGTATCTCGTCCTTCGACGCGCCCGAGACAGATCGTGTTGATGCCCTGCATGTAGCCCCCCGGGGTGCTTCAGCAGGGTCCTGCGGTCGTTCTTGAAGTGCGCCCAACG
The genomic region above belongs to Myxococcales bacterium and contains:
- a CDS encoding DEAD/DEAH box helicase, with amino-acid sequence MSDAFARLSPAMQYQIVNGLGFGGLRPVQEAAADAILDGKNCVVLAPTAGGKTEAAFFPLLSRMDAEDWRPVSLVYVAPIRALLNNLEERIVRYGGLIGRRAFKWHGDVAASAKQRFITDPTDILLTTPESLEVMLMSRKVPAERLFRGLRAVVIDEIHAFVGDDRGGHLAAVLERLTRCCGNDVQRIGLSATVGNPAAILSWMAGSSQRSGAVIDPGGGRTPPEIKLDWVANLGNAAHMIARLHPGKKRLVFVDSRRQVEALGQALRGLGVDTYVTHSSLSFDERQAAEAAFQDGHDCVIVATSALELGIDIGDLDHVLQLDAPSTVAAFLQRMGRTGRREGRLPNCTFLAIEPEGLLRAAAIIQLFRQGFVESVPTSTRSAHLLAHQLMALTIQREGGIPVSDWWAWVSAATPFRDLSADDRQALVAHMLAQDILAEADGRYVLGARGEKLYGWRNFAELYAVFSAPQTLKVLWGMSEIGSIDAHFAQQARQEELSFVLGARAWHAVAIDWREGFVRVEPMATSGLARWQGSPRLLSSELCQAMRAVLVGDDDAPEWSQRARARLVELRAEYALTPDTTAELVADGHGLRLWTFAGGKANNLFGKVLGELLGDKVVVDNLYIGFRDAAARSDVAIREAVARLRTEGRPDHSDALRLAESCGRGRLSKFQPCLPTRLDAEYLASVLTDEAGARRITQAATTPAP
- the brxD gene encoding BREX system ATP-binding protein BrxD, yielding MTDSTPAAASPLKRREIVEALRIGAVPRRGLELFAVGLERFERAIDEEFDAVAAGRGRFKAIRGDYGSGKTFFARWLEHRARARGFATTLVQISETETPLYKLQTLYRRAIENLQTQEWTDGAFASLIDRWLYSLEEEIIERGGINPDDPDGFGVAVGDLLERRLVDVSKTQPQYAAALRSCYAARLSGDHATEQGLIAWLMGQPNVAASLKRDAGIKGDLDSDGASGFLRGLLEVLRQTGRKGLVLVLDEVETIQRVRADSRDKSLNALRALIDDVHAGRYPGLYVLITGTPAFFDGPQGVRRLAPLAQRLETDFSGDPRFHNPRAPQIWLQPFDHARLIEVGRRVRDLYPAAATTGMIARVSDPVVELIARGVAGQLGNRVGIAPRLFLRRLVDVLDRVDEFPDFDPAKDYDLALKASEMTPEESAAAGLARTVDDIELDLAADEPAP